A window of the Paenibacillus woosongensis genome harbors these coding sequences:
- a CDS encoding DUF4190 domain-containing protein has translation MDYNSSGQYNYNYPPAPPQPPAPPAEQGTNSKSVTALVLGILSIAIPYIGFILGIVAIIIASLSFKEIKATQEKGHGFSVAGLVCGIISTVIYGLLILFFVIVIIAAVSTPDNYWNYSNF, from the coding sequence ATGGATTATAATTCTTCCGGGCAGTACAACTACAATTATCCGCCCGCACCGCCCCAGCCGCCTGCCCCGCCTGCAGAGCAGGGAACGAATAGCAAATCAGTTACAGCGCTGGTTTTGGGAATTTTGTCAATTGCTATTCCGTATATTGGATTTATTTTAGGTATCGTGGCAATCATTATTGCTTCTCTTTCCTTTAAGGAAATAAAGGCTACCCAAGAGAAAGGGCATGGCTTTTCCGTAGCAGGATTGGTTTGCGGAATTATTAGCACCGTAATTTACGGACTTCTTATCCTGTTCTTTGTCATCGTAATTATCGCTGCCGTATCTACACCGGATAACTACTGGAACTACTCGAACTTCTAA
- a CDS encoding LacI family DNA-binding transcriptional regulator, whose amino-acid sequence MSNISIKDIAARANVSTATVSYVLNGTRNVRPKTRERVLAVIEELNYKPNDIAKSLKRRRTDTIGVIAEDVTVFNTPEIIDGINDYGDRHDLHILLTNLRLDKRIGRDFDNVDKYKKYATSAVSELLSKQVDGIIYVGVHTRDLSGLIDTEGKPIVYTYGYTQNDIAIQYNDEQASYEAMSYLVQKGHRRIAIISGLMDSIPSRLRLNGYYKAVTEFELPFDPLYIKMGDWERESGYRLTKELLALPEPPTAILSMNDVMVVGVLEAANEAGVKVPADLSVIGFDNREFSDYLTPRITTMDIPLHEMGYQAMEVLHNLMQGKKNEPVNMPVCRLIERDSVAAPKK is encoded by the coding sequence ATGTCTAACATTAGCATTAAAGATATAGCAGCCAGGGCGAATGTGTCTACGGCTACCGTCTCCTACGTCCTCAATGGCACGCGGAATGTCCGTCCCAAAACGCGTGAACGGGTATTGGCCGTGATCGAAGAGCTCAATTATAAGCCAAATGATATTGCTAAAAGCCTCAAACGAAGACGTACCGATACAATTGGCGTCATTGCCGAAGACGTTACCGTATTTAACACGCCAGAAATTATTGACGGTATTAACGATTATGGCGACCGCCATGATCTGCATATTTTGCTGACGAACCTGCGTCTGGATAAACGGATCGGCCGCGACTTCGACAACGTCGACAAGTACAAAAAATATGCTACAAGCGCCGTATCCGAACTGCTCAGCAAGCAGGTGGACGGGATCATTTATGTAGGCGTACATACCCGGGACTTGAGTGGTTTGATCGATACGGAGGGCAAACCGATCGTTTACACGTACGGCTATACCCAGAACGATATCGCCATTCAATATAACGATGAACAGGCATCATATGAAGCAATGTCCTATTTAGTTCAGAAAGGACACCGGCGAATCGCTATCATCAGCGGCTTGATGGATTCGATTCCTTCCCGCCTGCGTTTGAATGGATATTACAAGGCCGTAACAGAGTTCGAACTTCCCTTTGACCCGCTGTATATTAAAATGGGGGATTGGGAACGGGAGTCCGGCTATCGATTAACGAAGGAATTGCTGGCTTTGCCGGAGCCGCCGACAGCGATTCTATCTATGAATGATGTTATGGTCGTCGGGGTTCTGGAAGCGGCAAACGAAGCCGGAGTAAAGGTACCGGCGGACTTGTCTGTGATCGGGTTCGATAATCGGGAATTCAGCGATTATTTGACTCCCCGCATTACAACCATGGATATTCCGTTGCATGAAATGGGATACCAGGCGATGGAGGTTCTCCATAACCTTATGCAAGGAAAGAAAAACGAGCCTGTGAATATGCCGGTCTGCCGGTTGATTGAGCGTGATTCCGTAGCTGCCCCGAAGAAATGA
- a CDS encoding arginine--tRNA ligase yields the protein MLSHWMVGHITDAVQSLCEELDVVGTTVPIVKIEQPASLEHGDYSSSIAMQLAKALRKSPLQIAELIKAKLVQQGSMQNLLSRIEIVSPGFINLYINWETWMQCEFVLPECSAGKVVIEHTSINPNKSAHIGHLRNSCIGDTLVRLLRRVGYKVEVHNYIDDLGNQLADTVVGLLHIPLTGEHERFGDYCWDLYATTNKAYAIQPELAEKRIEVLHDLESGSSNISWVGMLAAERIVREHLEDMSAFGIQYDLLVWESSIVREGFWHSAFQLLQKTSLFYQETEGRLAGCWVLKQSAEEQVVDSMQKAATDHAADKVLVRSNGILTYTAKDIAYHLWKYGLLDKNFTYQKFSGDLWITRSSGVENTNFGHADSVINVIDYRQEYPQTMVKQALGYWKESEKLHHVSYGVVSLSPSSALELGIDISEGKSSYAMSGRQGIGIKVTELLNIMESVIERKRTEQSGLSSRVIAAAAIRYYLLRFSLQTEVVFDLQQATEISGNTGVYLLYAYARANSVIRKAQERNLQPNLNTVKITSLEPAERALLRHISGWFDTLYSASKELTPNTICGYAYQLATLFNNFYTSCPVLKAESALQPFRIWLTAKAQETLGDALQVLGLPAPSRM from the coding sequence ATGTTAAGTCATTGGATGGTGGGGCATATAACCGATGCTGTTCAGAGTCTGTGTGAAGAGCTAGACGTGGTGGGCACTACAGTGCCCATTGTCAAAATTGAACAACCCGCAAGCCTTGAGCATGGCGACTACTCCAGCAGTATTGCGATGCAATTGGCAAAGGCACTTAGAAAATCTCCTCTGCAAATCGCAGAGCTTATCAAGGCCAAGCTCGTCCAGCAGGGGAGTATGCAAAATTTATTGAGCCGAATCGAGATCGTCTCTCCCGGTTTTATAAATTTATATATTAACTGGGAAACATGGATGCAGTGTGAGTTCGTTCTGCCAGAATGTTCCGCTGGAAAAGTAGTGATCGAACATACCTCCATCAATCCGAACAAGTCAGCGCATATCGGCCATTTAAGGAATTCATGTATTGGCGATACGTTAGTAAGGCTGCTAAGAAGAGTCGGCTATAAGGTCGAAGTTCATAATTATATCGATGATTTAGGCAATCAATTAGCGGACACCGTGGTTGGGCTGCTGCACATTCCTTTAACGGGAGAACACGAGCGTTTCGGAGATTATTGCTGGGATCTCTACGCAACAACCAACAAAGCATATGCCATTCAACCTGAACTGGCCGAGAAGCGAATCGAAGTGCTTCATGACCTGGAAAGCGGCAGCTCCAACATATCTTGGGTAGGCATGCTTGCGGCGGAACGCATCGTTCGTGAGCATCTTGAGGATATGAGCGCATTCGGAATTCAATACGATTTGCTCGTCTGGGAGAGCAGTATCGTAAGAGAAGGATTTTGGCATTCGGCGTTTCAACTGCTGCAGAAAACCTCTTTATTTTACCAAGAAACCGAAGGCCGGCTGGCTGGGTGTTGGGTTTTGAAGCAAAGCGCTGAAGAACAGGTTGTGGACAGTATGCAGAAGGCAGCGACCGATCATGCCGCAGATAAAGTTCTGGTGCGTTCCAACGGCATTTTAACCTATACAGCCAAAGATATTGCCTACCATTTGTGGAAATACGGGCTGTTGGACAAAAATTTTACGTATCAGAAATTTTCTGGTGATTTATGGATAACCCGCTCTTCTGGGGTCGAGAACACTAATTTCGGCCATGCCGATTCAGTTATTAATGTCATTGATTATCGGCAGGAATATCCTCAGACCATGGTTAAGCAGGCGCTGGGTTATTGGAAAGAATCAGAAAAGCTGCATCATGTCAGCTACGGGGTAGTCTCATTGAGTCCTTCTTCGGCCCTGGAACTAGGAATCGACATATCCGAGGGCAAGAGCTCGTATGCTATGTCCGGACGCCAGGGAATTGGAATTAAAGTAACCGAGTTGCTGAATATCATGGAGAGCGTGATCGAGCGCAAGCGTACGGAGCAAAGCGGGCTGTCCAGCAGAGTGATTGCGGCCGCAGCGATACGATATTATTTACTCCGCTTCAGCCTTCAAACGGAGGTGGTGTTCGATTTGCAACAAGCCACTGAAATTTCAGGAAATACGGGCGTCTATTTGTTATACGCTTACGCCCGCGCCAATAGTGTGATAAGGAAGGCGCAGGAACGAAATCTTCAGCCGAATCTCAACACGGTCAAAATCACTTCGCTGGAACCGGCCGAAAGGGCTTTGCTGAGGCATATCAGCGGCTGGTTTGACACTCTGTACAGCGCGAGTAAGGAATTGACGCCAAATACAATATGCGGCTATGCCTACCAGCTGGCTACGTTGTTTAATAACTTCTATACATCCTGCCCTGTCCTAAAAGCGGAGAGCGCATTGCAGCCATTTCGCATATGGTTGACGGCCAAAGCCCAGGAGACGTTAGGAGATGCGCTGCAGGTACTCGGTTTGCCTGCGCCTAGCCGTATGTAG
- a CDS encoding type II toxin-antitoxin system PemK/MazF family toxin: protein MIVKRGDVFFADLSPVVGSEQGGVRPVLIIQNDIGNRFSPTVIVAAITAQIQKAKLPTHVEIEAATHGFDRDSVILLEQIRTIDKQRLTDKITHLDDETMKKVNDSLLISLGLIDF, encoded by the coding sequence TTGATTGTAAAGCGCGGCGACGTATTTTTTGCAGACCTTTCCCCTGTGGTCGGTTCTGAACAGGGCGGGGTAAGACCTGTGCTTATCATCCAGAACGATATCGGCAATCGATTCAGCCCTACGGTAATCGTTGCTGCCATTACCGCTCAAATTCAAAAAGCGAAGCTCCCGACTCACGTTGAGATTGAAGCGGCTACGCATGGATTTGACCGGGATTCCGTCATCTTGCTTGAACAGATACGAACGATTGACAAGCAAAGATTAACGGACAAAATTACCCACCTGGATGATGAGACGATGAAAAAGGTTAACGATTCGCTGCTTATTAGTCTGGGATTAATCGATTTTTGA
- a CDS encoding Tex family protein: MTLSQTEINPETNTSEAQIEAKVQERIVVQVAKELGLPLKGVRTTVQLLDEGNTIPFVARYRKEMTGELDENQLRDIDDRVQYLRNLEVRKREVIRIIGEQDKLTPELESAIVQAVKLQEVEDLYRPYRQKRKTRASVAKEKGLEPLAKWLLSQPKDGMPLEESAKYVNAELGVETAEDALQGAMDIVAEEIADEAAIRAWVRKYSMDHGVIVSEAKNSEEESVYEMYYDYREPAKKMPPHRILAINRGERENILKISLELDAEAIHRHIAGRTIKGRSVTEGILQSVIEDAYKRLIAPSIEREVRAELTEKAERQAISIFSANLRSLLLQPPVKGKIVLGVDPAYRTGCKLAVVDETGKLLEVAVTYPTPPNNKKREAAVKFNELIDKYGAELIVIGNGTASRETEQFVAEIIAERNDPNLAYLIVNEAGASVYSASKLAQQEFPDLDVAERSAVSIARRLQDPLAELVKIEPKAIGVGQYQHDVSQKHLDESLTAVVESAVNHVGVDVNTASPSLLSYVSGVNATTARNIVKYREENGKFTSRKQLQKVPRLGAKTYEQCIGFLRINDGEHPLDRTPIHPESYGVVTELFKELRVELSQLGTKELAQMLSTLEPENLAVQLGVGVPTLRDILDSLQRPGRDPREELPPPIFRTDVLKIEDLSPGMELQGTVRNVIDFGAFVDIGIKNDGLVHISQLSNGYVKHPMDVVSVGDNVTVWVLNIDIKKGRVGLTMRKPSEVKS, from the coding sequence ATGACTTTGTCACAAACTGAAATCAATCCGGAAACGAATACAAGCGAAGCGCAAATCGAGGCTAAGGTTCAGGAAAGAATTGTGGTTCAGGTAGCTAAAGAGCTAGGGCTGCCTTTAAAAGGGGTACGGACGACCGTCCAACTGCTGGATGAAGGCAATACGATTCCCTTCGTAGCCCGTTACCGCAAAGAGATGACCGGGGAACTGGATGAAAACCAGCTGCGCGATATCGACGACCGGGTGCAATATTTGCGGAATTTGGAGGTCCGCAAGCGGGAAGTGATCCGCATTATTGGCGAGCAGGACAAATTGACCCCGGAGCTGGAGTCTGCCATCGTTCAAGCGGTAAAGCTGCAAGAGGTGGAGGATTTATACCGTCCTTACCGGCAAAAGCGCAAGACAAGAGCCAGCGTCGCCAAAGAAAAAGGCCTGGAGCCTCTGGCAAAATGGCTGCTATCACAGCCTAAAGACGGCATGCCGCTGGAGGAGTCCGCCAAGTATGTAAATGCGGAGCTTGGGGTAGAGACGGCGGAGGACGCATTGCAGGGCGCTATGGACATCGTGGCCGAGGAGATCGCGGACGAGGCGGCAATCAGAGCCTGGGTACGGAAGTACAGCATGGATCATGGCGTGATCGTGTCGGAAGCGAAAAACTCCGAGGAAGAATCCGTATACGAGATGTATTACGACTATCGTGAGCCGGCCAAGAAAATGCCGCCCCATCGCATATTGGCGATTAACCGGGGAGAACGCGAGAATATTCTGAAAATATCGCTGGAACTGGACGCCGAGGCCATCCATCGCCATATTGCTGGGCGGACGATTAAAGGGCGTTCCGTCACTGAGGGCATCCTTCAAAGCGTAATTGAAGATGCTTATAAAAGGCTGATCGCCCCCTCGATCGAACGGGAGGTGCGCGCGGAGCTGACGGAGAAGGCTGAGCGGCAGGCGATTTCTATTTTCTCGGCGAATTTGCGCAGTTTGCTGCTTCAGCCGCCGGTAAAAGGGAAAATCGTGCTCGGCGTTGACCCGGCTTACCGTACAGGCTGCAAGCTGGCCGTCGTGGACGAAACAGGGAAGCTGCTTGAGGTCGCTGTAACCTACCCGACGCCGCCGAACAACAAAAAAAGGGAAGCAGCGGTTAAATTTAATGAACTTATAGATAAATACGGCGCGGAGCTGATTGTCATCGGCAATGGAACGGCTTCCCGGGAGACCGAGCAATTTGTGGCCGAGATCATTGCGGAACGCAATGATCCTAACCTGGCCTATCTGATCGTGAATGAGGCGGGTGCCAGTGTCTATTCAGCCTCAAAGCTGGCGCAGCAGGAGTTCCCTGATCTGGACGTCGCTGAACGCAGCGCGGTTTCGATCGCCAGAAGGCTGCAGGATCCGCTGGCCGAGCTCGTAAAGATCGAACCTAAAGCAATCGGCGTAGGCCAATATCAGCACGACGTATCCCAGAAGCATCTGGACGAGAGTCTTACGGCGGTAGTAGAGTCTGCGGTTAACCATGTCGGTGTAGACGTGAATACGGCATCTCCTTCTCTTTTGTCCTACGTTTCTGGCGTTAATGCAACCACTGCCAGGAACATCGTGAAATATCGGGAAGAGAATGGAAAATTTACGAGCCGCAAACAGCTGCAAAAGGTTCCGCGCCTTGGCGCAAAAACGTATGAGCAGTGTATCGGCTTCTTGCGGATCAATGATGGGGAGCATCCGCTTGACCGCACGCCGATTCATCCAGAGTCTTATGGCGTGGTAACCGAATTGTTCAAGGAGCTTCGCGTAGAACTGAGTCAGCTTGGAACGAAGGAATTGGCCCAAATGCTCTCTACGCTGGAGCCGGAGAACCTGGCCGTACAGCTCGGCGTAGGAGTTCCGACATTGCGGGATATTCTCGACAGTCTGCAGCGACCGGGCCGTGACCCGCGGGAGGAGCTTCCGCCGCCGATCTTCCGCACGGATGTTCTGAAGATCGAGGATTTATCCCCAGGCATGGAGCTTCAGGGTACCGTCCGCAACGTCATTGATTTCGGCGCATTTGTCGATATCGGCATCAAAAACGATGGTTTGGTGCATATATCCCAGCTTAGCAATGGCTATGTGAAGCATCCGATGGACGTGGTATCGGTTGGCGACAATGTGACAGTATGGGTGCTTAACATTGACATTAAGAAGGGACGAGTTGGTTTGACGATGCGCAAGCCCTCTGAAGTAAAATCATAA
- a CDS encoding CopG family ribbon-helix-helix protein has product MANMQNTKRIMISLPDHLLQEVDGIVAMENSNRSELIRQAMKLYLNERKKRFIRESMQRGYMEMAKINLTMASEAFHAEEDADSTLDRLVSGV; this is encoded by the coding sequence ATGGCCAATATGCAGAACACCAAAAGGATTATGATCAGCTTACCGGATCATCTGTTACAGGAAGTGGATGGAATCGTAGCTATGGAGAACTCCAATCGTAGTGAGCTTATTAGGCAAGCCATGAAACTGTATTTGAACGAACGGAAGAAACGCTTCATCCGGGAGTCTATGCAGCGCGGCTACATGGAAATGGCCAAAATTAACTTAACCATGGCCTCTGAAGCTTTCCACGCGGAGGAAGATGCAGACAGCACTCTGGACCGCCTAGTTAGCGGGGTGTGA